A stretch of DNA from Candidatus Neomarinimicrobiota bacterium:
CGGTGCCAAGGGTGAAGCAGTCGTGGCGATGAACTACAAGGCGGTGGATGAAACCCTGGCACATCTATATGAGGTGGAAGTTCCCAGTGAGGCATCGCGTCCGGTGGAAACCATGCGCGTGGTCCCTGATGGCGCGCCGGACTTCGTGAAAAAGGTTACGGCCCGAATACTGGCGGGGGAGGGCGATACCCTTCCGGTGAGCGCCTTTCCCGTTGATGGAACGTGGCCTACCGCCACCACCCAATGGGAGAAACGCAATATCTCGCTGGAGATTCCAGTGTGGGATGAAGCCATCTGCATCCAATGCAATAAGTGCTCACTTGTCTGCCCCCATGGAGTAATTCGGATCAAGGTTTACAATCAGGCCCTACTGGACGGGGCACCGCCCACTTTCAAGCATGCCAGCGCCCGGGGCAAGGAATTCGGCGAGAACGAGGTCTATACCCTTCAGATAGCGCCAGAAGACTGCACCGGTTGTACCCTCTGCGTGGAGGTCTGCCCGGTGAAAAACAAGTCAGAGGTGGGGAAAAAGGCCATCAACATGGCCAGCGTCCTTCCGATCCGGGAGCAGGAAAAGGCCAATTTTGACTTCTTCCTTTCCTTGCCTGACTTTGACCGCACCCGGGCCGATGTCCATACGGTGAAAGGATCGCAGCTGTTGCGACCTCTGTTTGAGTTTTCCGGGGCCTGCTCCGGCTGCGGTGAGACCCCTTACGTCAAGCTGGTGAGCCAGCTATTCGGTGATCGTGCTGTTATCGCCAACGCCACGGGTTGTTCTTCTATCTATGGAGGGAATTTACCTACCACACCATGGGCAATAGACGCGGAGGGGCACGGTCCTGCCTGGGCTAATTCCCTGTTTGAGGACAATGCCGAGTTCGGTCTCGGTTTCCGGCTCTCCATTGACAAACAACGGACCCAGGCGGTAGAGCTGCTTCAGCAGTTGGCCGGTGAGCTGGGAGAGCAGCTGGTGGAGGAATTGATCAACGCTGATCAGTCGAATGAACCAGGTATCCATGAGCAACGCCAGCGGGTGGCAGTCCTGAAGGAGAAGCTGAACGGGATGGATTCCCCGGAAGCTAAGCGCCTACTGTCTATAGCCGATTTTCTTATAAAGCGCAGTGTTTGGGTGATAGGTGGGGATGGCTGGGCCTATGACATTGGATACGGCGGCCTGGATCATGTAATAGCCTCCGGCAAAGATGTGAATATTCTGGTATTGGATACGGAAGTCTATTCCAATACCGGCGGCCAGATGAGTAAGGCCACTCCTATGGGTGCTGTGGCCAAGTTTGCCGCTGGTGGTAAACCACACCTGAAGAAAGACCTGGGGCTCATGGCCATGAGCTACGGCCACGTCTATGTGGCAAACGTGGCGCTGGGGGCCAAGGACGCCCAGACGGTGCGGGCCTTCCTCGAAGCGGAAGCCCATCCGGGACCTTCGCTGATCATCGCCTACAGCCACTGCATCGCCCATGGCATTGATATGGCCAAGGGGATGGAACAACAGGCCCTGGCGGTGGAATCGGGTTATTGGCCTCTTTACCGTTATAATCCCAGCCTGGCAGCGGAAGGGAAAAATCCGCTCGTACTCGATTCCAAGCCGCCCAGGATTCCCTACGAGGAATACGCTTATCGGGAAACGCGCTTCAAAATGCTCACCAAGATTGACCCTGAGAGGGCCAAACAGCTCATGTCCCGGGCGAAGGCCGGCATCCAGGCCAGGTGGCGTTTCTATGAGGACCTGGCCCGGCCGTGGCAGAAGGGTGACCGAGGTGATAAGACCGATGATGGCAAGCCTGTGGCCGACACCGCCGCTCAACCGACGGCAGCCTGATGAGTGATACAGCCATGGACCTGACAACCACCTACCTGGGTTTTGAGCTGCGGCACCCAATAGTGCCCTCAGCATCACCATTGACCGAACAGCTGGAGACCATCAAACGGCTGGAGGATGCCGGCGCACCGGCCATTGTGATGCACTCTCTTTTTGAAGAGCAGATCACCCATGAATCGCTGGAGCTGGAGCACTATACCTCCTACGGTACCCAGGCCTTCGCTGAAGCGCTCACGTACTTCCCGGAGCACGAAGAATATCGTCTCAACTCCGAGAGCTACCTGGAACTGGTTCGTCAGGCCAAGGAGCAGACTGATATTCCGATCATCGCCAGTCTGAACGGATCAACGGCCGGCGGGTGGGTGGAATACGCCCGCAGGATCGAAGAGGCCGGTGCTGATGCCCTGGAGCTGAACATCTACTACATTGCCGCCGACCCTGCCACCACCGGCAGGGAAGTGGAGCAGATGTACCTGGATGTACTCCAATCGGTTCGGCAAGCCATCAGGCTGCCGCTGGCCTTGAAGCTGGGCCCCTTCATAAGTGCCCTGGCCCATATGGCCCAGGAACTGGTGAAGGCCGGGGCCGACGGCCTGGTACTGTTCAACCGCTTCTATCAGCCCGATCTCGACCTGGAAAAACTGGAAGTGGTGCCCAATCTGCAGCTGAGTACTTCGGAAGAGCTCCGTCTGCCGCTGCGATGGATATCCATTCTCCATGGTACCGTCTCGTGCAGCCTGGCGGCGTCC
This window harbors:
- the nifJ gene encoding pyruvate:ferredoxin (flavodoxin) oxidoreductase, whose translation is MEPKMVIIDGNEAAAHVAYKTNEVCAIYPITPSSPMGEWADAWSASGRPNIWGTVPVVMEMQSEGGASGAVHGALQTGSLSTTFTASQGLLLMIPNMFKIAGELTPTVFHVSARSVASHALSIFGDHSDVMATRSTGFAILASGSIQEVMDLALIAQAASLESRIPFLHFFDGFRTSHEVMKVEELTDEVMKAMVKEEWIHAHRARALNPDAPVLRGTAQNPDVFFQVRETVNPYYQAAPEIVQQAMNRFARLTGRSYHLFDYVGAPDAERVIILMGSGAEAAHEAVDYLSISGEKVGILKVRLYRPFDGTALVKALPSTVQKIAVLDRTKEPGSAGEPLYLDVVGIFNEAAENGALPMSKRPLIVGGRYGLSSKEFTPAMVEGIFDELGKDQPKNHFTIGIEDDVSHSSLEYDPTFNTEKDNVFRGMFFGLGADGTVSANKNSIKIIGEETDFNAQGYFVYDSRKAGAQTVSHLRFGPDSIHSTYLINQANFVACHQYQFLERFDVLKNAVPGATLLLNSPYPREEMWSHLPGRVQQAIIDKKLKFYVIDAYQVARGTGMGSRINTIMQTCFFAISGILPKNEAIAKIKETIRKTYGAKGEAVVAMNYKAVDETLAHLYEVEVPSEASRPVETMRVVPDGAPDFVKKVTARILAGEGDTLPVSAFPVDGTWPTATTQWEKRNISLEIPVWDEAICIQCNKCSLVCPHGVIRIKVYNQALLDGAPPTFKHASARGKEFGENEVYTLQIAPEDCTGCTLCVEVCPVKNKSEVGKKAINMASVLPIREQEKANFDFFLSLPDFDRTRADVHTVKGSQLLRPLFEFSGACSGCGETPYVKLVSQLFGDRAVIANATGCSSIYGGNLPTTPWAIDAEGHGPAWANSLFEDNAEFGLGFRLSIDKQRTQAVELLQQLAGELGEQLVEELINADQSNEPGIHEQRQRVAVLKEKLNGMDSPEAKRLLSIADFLIKRSVWVIGGDGWAYDIGYGGLDHVIASGKDVNILVLDTEVYSNTGGQMSKATPMGAVAKFAAGGKPHLKKDLGLMAMSYGHVYVANVALGAKDAQTVRAFLEAEAHPGPSLIIAYSHCIAHGIDMAKGMEQQALAVESGYWPLYRYNPSLAAEGKNPLVLDSKPPRIPYEEYAYRETRFKMLTKIDPERAKQLMSRAKAGIQARWRFYEDLARPWQKGDRGDKTDDGKPVADTAAQPTAA
- a CDS encoding dihydroorotate dehydrogenase-like protein, whose protein sequence is MSDTAMDLTTTYLGFELRHPIVPSASPLTEQLETIKRLEDAGAPAIVMHSLFEEQITHESLELEHYTSYGTQAFAEALTYFPEHEEYRLNSESYLELVRQAKEQTDIPIIASLNGSTAGGWVEYARRIEEAGADALELNIYYIAADPATTGREVEQMYLDVLQSVRQAIRLPLALKLGPFISALAHMAQELVKAGADGLVLFNRFYQPDLDLEKLEVVPNLQLSTSEELRLPLRWISILHGTVSCSLAASTGVHTATDVLKYLMAGADVTMTASALLSEGPGYIRTLIKGVEEWMEEFEYESVQQLKGSMSRQ